In the Arachis hypogaea cultivar Tifrunner chromosome 20, arahy.Tifrunner.gnm2.J5K5, whole genome shotgun sequence genome, ATGAAGGAGTATGGAGTTCCTCAATCTTGGACTAAATTGGCCATAATCCCCCACCACCCACTGCTCGTTAATCCTCGTTCATCTTATGCATTAGAGCCTATGTACATGTTGAAAAATGATGTTCTACTGGTGTTGTCTCCTAGAGGCAAGTTTGTTTTGTGTAACTTAAATGATGGCACCATAGATTTTCCTAATATTGACAGCTCCGTTGATGGCATTCCCCAACTCCCTCCTTTGTCTCATGGTGCAGGCGGATGGATCTTTCACATCTATCATGAAAGCTTAGTTTCACCCTCGCACTTTGGTCTTCCAACTTGCTCATCTCAAATACGGTTATTTAAGCCAACActataatctattttttttttttaccaaaaataggagactcgaacccgcaacctcttaattgaatatagagagactatgccatttgtgCTATTACTCATTAGCCAACACTATAATCTATTAAGCCTATTCACCCTCGCACTTTGGTCTTCCAACTTGCTCATCATCTCAAATACGGTTATTTAAGCCAAGTTGCTCATCATCTCTTAAGCCTATTCATTTGGTGAATAATATCTCTTTTGAATCGATAACTTTATTATGATTAAGGAGAATGTTAGGTaaacaatgatttttttaaacaatataaacaatagatatttaatttattaaatgtgcgaataattattctaatattagaTTTAGATGGATAATTTAAGAGTGTAatgtactttttattttatttaatcttcCAACTTGCTAATCTCAAATGCGGTTATTATTTAAGCCAAGCGTATAATCTCTTAAGCCTATTCATTTGCTGAAGAATATCCTACACTATCTCTTGAATCCATAATCATTAATGTGGTgccttgtttttttgttttttttatagatTCTGTCTTCGATTTAATTAGAATATTAGAATATGTTTTTATCATGACATGctatataataatttatgtttTAGATGAGTTTGATTTTACAAAACTGCGAGTGTAATTTCTGCAAAGGTTCAGGTGCAAGTGCTATGTAACACCATATTTAACATGGGAGTATCTCAATTATAGTGAGATTAGTTTATCAAATAAACCATTTCTTATAATTAATTCGAATATAAGAACGAttcaatcaataataataatcttatatattaattttggcCTTCTTAAAATGGTAAAAACAGAATTGCTTCTAATAATGTAAgacagacaaaaaaaaaaaaaagtaaattcgtTGTCTTTCGCTCTTCTCCTAACTAAAACATAATAACATCaccaaaattaaactcattttgCAAGCAATTAATAATGCAAGTGTGATACAGCAAAAAATTCCCAAATAAAATAACgttaaatttaagataaataaataaataaatgaatgttGAATTACCAGTAGGGCTTTCTAACATGGAGATGCCATCTTGGTTGAGAAAGTGATAAAGAGCCTTCATGAACTCCATCTGAATGAATATGGCttgaaaaaaagttgaaaaattaaacaaTCCACAACCCTAATCCTCTATGAtttcttttggaaaaataaaattcCGTTCAAAAAGGAAACCATAGTTATAAGTAATCGAGAATATTTGTCAGACTCAGCACCAAGACATAGAACAAATATACATATAGAGCAGTACCAAACAATCCAATTCTCAATTACATGAATCATAAACAATAGGTTGTCTAAAATATCCACAGAATCAATCAAATTCAGCATTAAAAAACATCAAAAACCAAATTTTGCAGTTAAAAAGAATGAAAGTAAAGATGGGATTTTATACTCACAAATTCCCCTTAATCTTGAACCATGTCTCAGCATTTGTGAACAGCAGCAAGATCATCTTTACGAGCACAATCCAATTTAATTGGAACACCAGACTCAACTATCACTCTCCAAACCCATGTGACAAATTCTATAATTCCCCTCCCAGGATCATGAACAACAGCAGCAGCTTCAAGATCAGAGACACATAAGAAGCTGCAATCATCAAATGCTGAACCACCATCACCATGTGTTGAATAGAAATGAGAATGGCTTGAACCACCGTCTTCTGCATCAGAGAAATACACGCtaccgtcatcatcatcatctatttTTTGCAACAGCAAGAAAATTTCAACAACACTTTTAGAAATTGAAAAATCAGCAgcatcacaaaatcaatgagCAGAAGCACAAAATTTCAGTAATTATTTGATTTCCATGTTTAGCAGCTGCAACCAAATTTCAACAAAAGTTTCAGAAATTAAAAACACAGCAACAGCACAAAATCAATGAGTAGCAGGCTAGCAGCACAGAATTTGAATATTGATTTCCTTTCCATTAATCGATTCACAAGAGAACATTCAGACTAAACAGATTGATAAAAGGAAGAAGTGAAAGCAGTGCCACTAACCTTTGACGGATAGACGGACGGCGAGCGGCGACACGACGGCGACCTGCTCCAACCCTCGAACAGAGAAGCCAGCGACGATGCGGTCGACGTTCCGAGCTACAGCCAACAAGAGAGGGTTTGGGTTCGGAAAGAGGGAAGGAGGAAGCCACGGAGGCGCCGAGAACACGGACGGCGGCGGCAATGCAGCAGAACCGTTGAGGAGGAAGCTAGGGTTTTGGGCTTCAGACGGGGGTGAATGAGTGTGAGATTCGTGAGTGAGAGGCGGGCGGGGGGGGGGGGCTGGGGGGCTGGGGGAAGGGGTGGGTGAGGGTGACTTACCgggggattttttatttaaatatataaaaaaaaaaataattaccaaaataaataactagaaaaagagagagagagggggggtgAGGGTGACTGACCGGGGTCCGGGTGggctcttttttttcttaaaaagtcaaaacggcgtcgtttataCAGAATCGGCCAGTTTTCGGTCCGGTCCAACCGGCCAATTTAGCAATTCGAAAATTGACGGTTTTAAAATAAGGATCGAACCTTTTTTCTTGTCGGTTtctggttgaaccggtttaatTAGTCGGTCCAGTCCAATTTTTAgaacattgataaaaattaaaacagtATTGCAGAGAGGAGGTTACCATGTTGGTGGGCGTCTGTCGAGGCGAGCAGGGTTGCAAGCCCAGTGACAAGCAAAGGGGAGGCCGTCAGGGCAGCATGGGGTGGCGAGCATGCCTTCTATGAAGGGGCAGCGCGACGATGCTGCGGCAATGGGCGGCGGCGGTCTTCAACGGTGGACGGCGACATGAGGGAGGACGCTTCCACCGAGACGCGATTGAGGAGGGCGACGCGAGGGATAAGAGCCAACGCCAGCGTTGAGAGAAAAGAAGAACGACGTTGAGAGAGAATTAGAATTAGGGTAAATGttgagaaaactaaaaataaaatctgattatattttattaattaaaaatttgatttttaaaattgaaattaactttttttttgtttaacttgtttagaAAAGTATTGTTCCCTCTTATTCATATGAGAGAAATTATCCTCATATTCAATATTTAttgtttatcttttattcttaaattttatttatgttaatagtcaaattcgttTCTGaaatattacttattttttaaattagttctcaaataatttttttagtcatattagtccttAGAATATAAAACGTAAGTCAAATTGGTTCTTCCATTAGTTAGATAATAACGTGCACGTTCAGTGCCACGTAGCATAATGACGTGGTAGGTTAATGCCACGTGTCAGGTTAGTGACACCTAGCATGCTGTCACTTGacgtaaaaaagttatttataattaaaatagtccctaaaagttCAGACgcaagtcattttcatccctaaaatttttaaaattaatcaaattagttattatataaatttcttttatctttttcataatattaaatttaaaatagtttttgatagtacaaattttaatattattttttagaccttaataaataattttttttacataaaataataaaaataattaaattattataaaattattttgtcatttatattttaaaatttcacaTTTTCAAACTCTAATATTTCtatagtgaaatttttttatttaaacgagttttttcaaattattgttgattatatattaaaaaatttaatattttaaatctcactaaataatatagtagttattttaaaatttaaaatcatttaactttttaaaaattataatttttattactgTTTAATTTATACGACAGAACTCAATAATCAAAAAATCGATTTGTGATATCActtgttgaatcttaatattttaatatagtttattttaaataactactatatttatttagtgagatctaaaatattaaaacatttaaaataactactatacttatttagtgaaatccaaaatattaaaactagTTATATACTAGTTATATACTTGTAGTACATTATTAGataccaaataataataaatattttaacataaaatatttgtctgatttaaaattattacacatataaaatctttgaaaataatttaaatatcttattcatatattttaaaagatttaaattttgttgCCGAGGTTGGTCTGTTTTTGTCCAGTTATTTTTATGGATTGTTTAGATATAAATTTTTTGTCTCAGAATATTAAAGGGGCGTCTAATAAAATGGTCTGAGttcattgcaaagaattaattcGAAATTTCATCCAACTTTTTTCATTCTGATTGAAACGCATATTCCTTTTGAGAGAATGAAAAGTTTTTGGAGTAAACTTTGTAAACTCCgagtaattagtgaataattagctaataaattaattattaatcaaataaattagaaaatagaattttatgatttagtgaggtagaactaattaaaacaagaattttgatactACTTTTAAAGAATTTGACCTAAGATTTGACCAAATGAACCGAACCAGACAAACCGAGCCATATTGGGCCCAAGACCCAGCCCAACCCAATAATATAAAAGAGCTTTCgctcttcctctcttctccaaATGAAATCCAATAAAGACCAAACCCTCACTCAATAATTCAACCTCACATAACTTTTGTATGTAGAGAGAGAAGATTTTGTATTTGTATTGTGTGTATTTTCTTGTCTCAGATCATGCTTTTTATAGGCATACATAGGTTTGCTTTTCAAACCACATTTATTTTGCTTCATCCTAAGGACTTATTTCAACATAGAAAATGGATTGCCCATAAATGGATATCCATTCTTATCCTATTCTAGTCACAACAATGCttacatttatgtctattatgatatttttaaattttaaaaactatttaccAAATACAATTATTGTTACTTGTATTTATTGAAagttgtttttaatttaatttaccaaacataaatgttaCAACTTTAAAAagattatctttaaaaaaataaaaattttaccaaacttccTTTATTTATAATCTACTGATAGAagagattatttttttttaattattttgttaatattttatttttattattaaaagttaacaaatacactaaataaatgaaaaacaaatctttctttattgagaaaatattttttatagacttTAACAATTTGATCAAGTTAATATTGTCTATGTTTAAttcaaagataaaattttaaagaatattttttatagacTTTAACAATTTCATCAAGTTAATATTGTCTATGTTTAATTCAAAGATAAAATCTTTGAGGGTTACTTGagcataataaaattaaaatcagaaCGGAATAACAAATATAATTGTAATAAGAtattatgaaaattaaataattaaaaaataaattatttaaaatttttttttgaaaaaaaaaaaagataaatatgttGAATATATTAGAAAgggagataagataagataactcgttaagataagataagatatattGTGATTTCTCACATTTGATTCTATAAGTAGGAcccgaaataaataaaaaaaaataataaataattagattaaatccttgacaccatccaattttttttttttcattaaaaagatCCAATTTCTTATTCCTGCTGTTCTAGAGAATGAAGAGGGGTCCCATTCCTGACGATGATGATAGTGTTGCGAGGAAGGGCAAGGTTGTCACAACCACCGAGGAGTGGCCGGAACTGCTCCGCTGTACCACCACAAAACCACCGCCTATTCTTCTGGACGAGCTCATAGAGGAAATCCTGCTGAGGATTCCGGCAAGGTCTCTTGTTCGATTAAGGAACAGCGTCTGCAGTTCATGGAGAACCCTAATTTCCAGTTCCCGATTTGCCAAGGACCACCTTCGACGTTCAATGGCGGTGGATCCAGCCTTGACCGACCCGCGTATTGCCTATTATAGCTCCTGGCAAAAATACTACCCCGTAATCGGAGTTTTCTCCGTCCGATCTGTGTTCGAGAACCGTCCCCATGAATCCACCAAAGTAGTTGCCTATGAGGGACGCCTTCTCATCATTGGCTCTTGTAATGGATTGCTGTGCTTGAACGATAACGAGCGTGCCATGCTGTGGAACCCCTGCACCGGATTCACATCTCAGCCGCTTGAAATTGGTCGTATCTTCTACGTCTGTGGATTCGGTTATGATCATGTGAACGACAAGTATAAGCTTTTCTTAGTTGAGAAAAAGATCGAGAAATCAGGTGGATCTGTCACCAGAATTTTCACATTCGGCCCAAAATCTACCTGGAGAACAATTCAGGATTTCCCATATAACGAGGATACTCTGATGAATACGGCAGGGCTTTTTGTAAGTGGCACTGGCACCCTTAATTGGCTTCTTTGCAGCGGTCGTACTAGTTTTGTCGCAGTTCTTTCCCTCGACTTGGTGAAAGAGACTTATAGTCAGTTTCCGCTTCCCAGTAGGGATTCAGATGATGCTCTCTGTGTGTTTCCCCGACTGGGTATCTTGAGGGGTTGTCTTGCTGTTTGTTATGAGACCAAGCAAACTCATTGGACTCTCTGGATGATGAAGGAGTATGGAGTTCCTCAATCTTGGACTAGATTGGCCATAATCCCCCACCACCCACTGCTCGTTAATCCTCGTTCATCTTATGCATTAGAGCCTATGTACATGTTGAAAAATGATGTTCTACTGGTGTTGTCTCCTAGTGGCAAGTTTGTTTTGTGTAACTTAAATGATGGCAGCATAGATTTTCCTAGTATTGACAGCTCCGCTGCTGGCATTCCCCAACTCCCTCCTTTGTCTCATGGTCCAGGCGGATGGATCTTTCACATCTATCATGAAAGCTTAGTTTCACCCTCGCACTTTGGTCTTCCAACTTGCTCATCATCTCAAATACGGTTATTTAAGCCAACCCTATCTCTTAAGCCTATTCATTTGGTGAATAATATCTCTGTTGAATCCATAACTTTATTACCGGGGGATGTTAagtaaacaatatgaacaatggatattcaatttattatgatggttattttaatattagatttaGATGGATAATTTAAGAGTGTAatgtactttttattttatttaatcttcCAACTCGCTAATGAGTTAtggctcaaatggcatagactctccatactcaattaagagttTGCGGGTTTGAGtcacatatctttttaaattttgctaatgagttatagctcaaatgacataaactcctcatactcaattatctttgttaaaaaaaaaaaacttgctaATCCATCTCTTAAGCCTATTCATTTGCTGAAGAATATCCTAATTTATGTTTTACATGAGTTTGATTTTACAAAACTGCGAGTGCAATTTCTGCAAAGATTCAGGTGCAAGTGCTATGTAACACCTTATTTAATATGGGAGTATCTCAATTATAGTGAAATAAACCATTTTTAATAAGGTAAAAACTCaaatgcagtcgacttcacgtaaaattgataactgagagcagttagatgatttgactgatttgactaaattttcatctaacgactttcaactatcaacttgAAGTAATTACACTTGAATTTTCACTTTCTTATGATTAATTCAAATACAAGAACGAttcaatcaataataataatcttatatATCAATTTTGGCCTTCTAAAAACAAAATTCCGTACATTATTAATTGAGATTAATTAGTTCACTTCAGTCTCTATTTTTTCCATCAAATGTTAATTTGTTAGGTAATATAGCTGAGCAGGGCCTAATTGTTTTTAAATTGACATATTTTTtggaaagaatatttttttaattttaatacttttaatacaaaaaaatataattacaaaattaaaagtaatgtataaatccaattaaaaaaatataaaaatctaatataaatttgataaaattataaaaacaaagagagtaactaaatataaaatttagttatatacttatatttacaaaattaactttatataaaaaaaagtaatatattaaaaatttacttttattttcatatttcatGAAATTTTATTCCATTCATCTTTATGTTGGTTTAAGTCAATAAATATTTATACACATATTAAAGAAGACCAAagagagaaacaaaaaaattacCTTATTCCAACTAAATGATAGGAATGTACACTCTAGATTCAAAATAACTagtatatatgaatattatatgtgTAATATCTCACATGACTCACCCTTTTTGCCAAATTAAATAGGCAAGATAGAAATTGTTatcatattatattttaaaaattttttaatttatcaactaattgatattatatatataaaaaagaaaagtatagggtaTCAATATATTATCTGCCaagttataaataagagttggcagaagttgacaGAAATGCTGTTGGTAACATAAGGGGAtcgaaaaaatttgatatttatataaatattttttggacTATTTAGAAAGATCAAAATTTACGTAAACAGAactaaaaacaaagaaataaaaaagagatgAACTAATTAAAGAaacttaaaaatactattttttcagAGATTAAAATGAAAGAGAGGTAGCATCATTGGAGTTCATATTCAAATACTCTCCATTCTTTGTGTTATGATCAGAAAAGCAGAATCTAATGCTCTCTTCCTTCTTATGATTCTCATCAACTTCTTCACTTGAAACAATAGCTACTTTTCTCCAATTGCACCAGATTCTCAACATTAAATATAACATCACTAAGCATATCAATGTTGAAGTGAAAACAATGGCAACTATTATTGCTGCCACTTCTGTGTTTGACATCTGAATTTTCTCACTAGAAGATTCTATGCAAGAAACCAATAATGGTGGTCCACACAAGTTGGCATCATTGTTGAGGAATGAACTCATTGGAAACTGTGAAAATGTTGAAGGAATCTTGCCATGAAGGTGGTTGTTTGAGAGGTTCAAAACATGGAGGCTTGTGAGTTTGCCAAGTGAAGGAGGAACTTCACCTTCAAGTTCATTGAAAGAAAGATCAAGTCTTTCAAGCTTCATTAAGTTTCCAATGGATGATGGAATCACCCCAGAAAATTGGTTTCTGCTTAGGTCCAATATTACTTGCAGCTCAGTTACCCCTCCAAGCTCAAATGGTATATTACCTAATATGCATATCAGCAATATACATATAATTCCTTACAATATATCATTTTAGAGTAATGTCCTAAAGGAAAAGCCTAGTGGCCAgcaattttgttaaattctgaccagcatgtgtaaaaaaaagtgagttatttgatgaaatctcacaccaatcttacaccattaaaaccatcattgatggctatttgatggctacaaatcacaaaaattgatGGCCCCATAGCATTCCTCATGTCCTAAATTCGTTTTCAAAAAGATTTTAGTTTGACAATTTAACTCTCAacgaattttaattaataaatcagtttttaattttttattttgttggacATATTAATTTTCACATTAAATTTTGTCTAAAATGTTAGATAAATAAGATATTAagaatgtagtattctttgtagTAGTAGTTCTTATATATTCACAATTAAAACATAGTCgaagaaaaaatttatattttacaaGATTTCTTTGTAAAATTATCTAATATGTCACATGGACACATATACAAATATTAGATACGATACGATAAAAGGTATAATTTTAGAAAAGTATTCTAAATCCATTCTCAAAGAGTTTTTAGTCGAACAATTTAATCCTCAACGAATTTTAATTAACAAATCAGTTTTTAATCTTTTAAGACATTAATTCTCAAGTTAAATTTTGTCTAAAAAATTAGACAAATCAAATATCAAGGATGTAGTACTCTTTGTAGGAGTGgttcttatatattatattaacaaTCAAAAGATAGTCGAAAGAAAATATCTCTATTTGACATAATTTTTTCgtatatttatgaattttattGGACTTAGAAATGATACATTGGAAGACTCAAAAGATTATGTTAAAGATAcgatagtttttaaaaaattttaaaattctcagATCAATTCCTTTATATAGAGGAACAATCTGATATAAAGACTGATTTGTTGAAGACTAAATTGTTTGACTAAAACTTTGTTAGGAGCTGATTTGAGTTATTACTAAATATTTTATGTTAAGCATAAGAGTATATAATATGTTATTGAAAATGAAAAATGTATAGAAGAAGAATCTTAGTATAACTTACCAGTTAAGAAGTTCTGTGAGAGCCTTAGCTCATAAAGCTTTGTGCAATGCTGAATTGTTGATGGAATGAGGCCAGAGAGGCTATTACTTTGCAAGTTCAAGACATTGAGAGAAGTGAGGTTTCCAATTTCATGAGGGATTTCACCTGAGAGATTGTTGTGATGGAGAGAAAGCTTAAGTAGATTTGAGCATTCACCAATCTCATTAGGTACCTTGCCATGGAAGTCATTGAATGAGAGGTCTAATTCACCAAGTTCTTTCAGTTTTCCCAACCATGGAGATATTTGACCAGTGAATCTGTTATTATTGAGCAGAAGGTGTTCGATATTATGACACAGTGAGAGT is a window encoding:
- the LOC114926085 gene encoding uncharacterized protein, yielding MTCLFILVIIFFFIYLNKKSPGKSPSPTPSPSPPAPPPRPPLTHESHTHSPPSEAQNPSFLLNGSAALPPPSVFSAPPWLPPSLFPNPNPLLLAVARNVDRIVAGFSVRGLEQVAVVSPLAVRLSVKDDDDDGSVYFSDAEDGGSSHSHFYSTHGDGGSAFDDCSFLCVSDLEAAAVVHDPGRGIIEFVTWVWRVIVESGVPIKLDCARKDDLAAVHKC
- the LOC112784900 gene encoding F-box/kelch-repeat protein At3g23880-like, producing the protein MKRGPIPDDDDSVARKGKVVTTTEEWPELLRCTTTKPPPILLDELIEEILLRIPARSLVRLRNSVCSSWRTLISSSRFAKDHLRRSMAVDPALTDPRIAYYSSWQKYYPVIGVFSVRSVFENRPHESTKVVAYEGRLLIIGSCNGLLCLNDNERAMLWNPCTGFTSQPLEIGRIFYVCGFGYDHVNDKYKLFLVEKKIEKSGGSVTRIFTFGPKSTWRTIQDFPYNEDTLMNTAGLFVSGTGTLNWLLCSGRTSFVAVLSLDLVKETYSQFPLPSRDSDDALCVFPRLGILRGCLAVCYETKQTHWTLWMMKEYGVPQSWTRLAIIPHHPLLVNPRSSYALEPMYMLKNDVLLVLSPSGKFVLCNLNDGSIDFPSIDSSAAGIPQLPPLSHGPGGWIFHIYHESLVSPSHFGLPTCSSSQIRLFKPTLSLKPIHLVNNISVESITLLPGDVK